CCGGCAATGGCGCACATACCGGCCAAGTGATTTTAGGGCGGTTGTCGCATCACGATGATTGCCAGATTACCTTGCCGTCCGTATATGATTTTCACCCCGAATTGAATGGAATGGTCGATTCGAATACACCGTCTTGTAGCATGGAGGAAGCATTAGCCAGCCAAGAGTTACCCATTAACCGCGCGATCGCAAATGTGGCGATGCAACTGATTTGGGGTTTATTGCGCAATGGCGGCTTAAATTGGCAAGGTGCCTATCTTGATATTACAAAAGGCTCGCAAATACCGATTAACATCGCTTAGTCTTTTTCAGAAATACGGATGACGATTCTTCATTTTTATCGTATATTAATAATGTCGTTTCTTTCTAACGTTATTCTTATGTGCGGTATTTACCTGGAACGCCATGATGCGGATTCGAATATTCATCGATTCTATGCGCTGACGATATCGCCCGGTATTTTTAGCGACTGGTCTTTAGTAAGGGAGTGGGGCCGGGTTGGATCGCCCGGAACCGTGCGTTCTAATTGGTATGAATCGGAAGAAGAGGCGATAAAGGCTCAAAATGATATACTGCGAACAAAACAGCGCAGAGGCTATACGTTAGCCGCGATAACGTGTTAATACTTTAGTTTCTCTATTAAGGAATAAATAATGCTTGAATTTGATGGTAAATCCGAAGGCGAATTGCTCGATATTATCAATAGCGCAAAAAGTCAGCTCAGTGCGAGAATCAGCGAAAAGCGAGAACAGGTGATCGCTCAAATTAAAGAATTAGCGGCTTCGATTAATGTGTCGGTGGAGATTATTGATGCCACCGTGAAAACAAAAGCCTCTCGCAACCCCCAAGTTGCACCGAAATATCGCAACCCGGCTAATGCAACCCAAACCTGGACAGGTCGTGGTGTTGCGCCAAAATGGATGAAGGAATTATTAGGGGCCGGGCGGAGCAAAGAGGAATTTTTAATATGAGTTCTCCGGCTCATTCCAGGCGGGCTTTGTACGGCCGTAGCTAGATCCGCCCAGGACTATGCGTTCTAAAGCTTGCGTTCTATTCGGTTTGTTGGCCAGTACGGGTCTAAACGGCTGCGCGACTCACATTGCGCTAAAACCTGACGCCGACGATCGGGCAAAAAAATATGTGGCCTGCCGGGAGGAAGCCGACAGTCTGTATGCCGTTACGCCAAGGTACCCAACGCTTAGTCGTTATCCTTGGCGGGCATATTCGCCGAACACGCCGGCTTTTCGGTTCAATATGGGCGATACCTTGGACGACGGCGATCTGGATGTCGCGGCCGTCGGAAAGCTTCCTTGTTTCAGACAATCTCCGCCGCCCGGTGTCGAGCTTGACGAGCGGATCTGGGGGCAAATTCTCAGAGAACGCGAGTTCTTAACGGCTGGTGAGTATTTCCAGATGTGGAAGTTATGCGGGGGTGGTAAAAAATACCAGTTTCTCGATGAATGTCCGCAATACCAAATCAGGGCCGACTTGTGCCAAGACCAAGGTCGAAATTGCAAACTCGATATGACCGATTTAACGGATGAAAATCGAAAAATAGCAATGAATGCGTACTTGCGCAGCTGGCTCGTTAAAACGTTGCGCAAGGAGGGCCGCATTGATGACAAGGGTCGCATCATTCGTGGCAATAGGCCAAATTATCTTCAATGAAACTATTAGTTAGAGTTTATCGGATTGCGCGGACATGCTAGTATCCGGTTTGTTCGTTTGGTATTGCTCGATGTACTGCCGAATGATCTTAATCGGTGCACCGCTTCAGCTACTCGCAAAGTAGCTGGGCGACCATAGAGCGCCACACCA
This window of the Methylomonas koyamae genome carries:
- a CDS encoding H-NS family nucleoid-associated regulatory protein encodes the protein MLEFDGKSEGELLDIINSAKSQLSARISEKREQVIAQIKELAASINVSVEIIDATVKTKASRNPQVAPKYRNPANATQTWTGRGVAPKWMKELLGAGRSKEEFLI
- a CDS encoding WGR domain-containing protein → MCGIYLERHDADSNIHRFYALTISPGIFSDWSLVREWGRVGSPGTVRSNWYESEEEAIKAQNDILRTKQRRGYTLAAITC